In Thermococcus thioreducens, a genomic segment contains:
- a CDS encoding acetate--CoA ligase family protein — protein sequence MTFDYFFRPKGIAVIGASNDPLKLGYEVFKNLKNYKDGRVYPVNVKDDEVQGVKAYKNVKDIPDEVDLAVVVVPKRFVKGTIIDCGEKGVKGIILITAGFGEVGEEGKKEERELVEAAHRYGMRIVGPNCVGIMNTHNDMNATFVMNAKKGDIAFISQSGALGAGIIYKTVKEGIGFSKFVSIGNMADVDFAEFMEYLADTKEDKAIALYIEGLKDGRRFMEVAKRVTKKKPVIVLKAGKSESGARAASSHTGSLAGSYKIYEAAFKQSGVIVAETIDDMLSMARAFTQPLPKGKRVAIMTNAGGPGVLTADEIDKRGLKLADLKEETIEGLRSFLPPMAAVKNPVDMIASARGEDYYKTAKLLLEDPNVDMLISICVVPTFAGMTPTEHAEGVIRAVKEVNNGKPVLGLFMAGYVSEKAKEILEANGIPSYERPEDVAAGAYALVEFAKARGVLKEE from the coding sequence ATGACGTTTGATTACTTCTTCAGGCCAAAGGGCATAGCGGTTATTGGGGCATCCAACGACCCGCTCAAGCTCGGCTATGAAGTCTTCAAGAACCTCAAGAATTACAAAGACGGCAGGGTTTATCCCGTCAACGTCAAGGACGATGAAGTCCAGGGAGTCAAGGCTTACAAGAACGTAAAGGACATCCCGGACGAGGTCGACCTGGCCGTTGTCGTCGTTCCGAAGCGCTTCGTCAAGGGGACGATAATAGACTGCGGCGAAAAGGGCGTCAAAGGAATAATCCTCATCACGGCGGGCTTCGGAGAAGTCGGAGAGGAAGGGAAGAAGGAAGAGAGGGAGCTCGTCGAGGCAGCCCACAGGTACGGCATGCGTATAGTCGGCCCCAACTGTGTCGGCATAATGAACACCCACAACGACATGAACGCCACCTTCGTGATGAACGCGAAGAAGGGCGACATAGCCTTCATAAGCCAGAGCGGTGCCCTCGGAGCGGGAATCATCTACAAGACCGTTAAGGAAGGGATAGGCTTCTCGAAGTTCGTGAGCATCGGCAACATGGCGGATGTGGACTTCGCCGAGTTCATGGAATACCTCGCCGACACCAAGGAGGACAAGGCGATAGCGCTCTACATCGAGGGCCTCAAGGACGGGAGGCGCTTTATGGAGGTCGCTAAGAGGGTGACCAAAAAGAAGCCCGTCATAGTCCTCAAAGCGGGCAAGAGCGAAAGCGGAGCAAGGGCGGCATCTTCCCACACCGGCTCACTCGCAGGCTCGTACAAGATATACGAGGCGGCATTCAAGCAGAGCGGTGTTATAGTTGCTGAGACCATAGACGACATGTTAAGCATGGCACGCGCTTTCACCCAGCCCCTCCCGAAGGGCAAGCGCGTCGCCATAATGACCAACGCAGGTGGCCCAGGCGTTCTCACCGCCGACGAGATAGACAAGCGCGGATTGAAGCTCGCTGATCTTAAGGAGGAGACCATCGAGGGGCTCCGCTCGTTCCTGCCTCCGATGGCCGCGGTGAAGAACCCGGTTGACATGATCGCTAGTGCGAGGGGCGAGGACTACTACAAAACGGCAAAGCTTCTCCTTGAGGATCCGAACGTTGACATGCTCATAAGCATCTGCGTCGTCCCCACCTTCGCGGGGATGACCCCGACCGAGCACGCTGAGGGGGTTATCAGGGCCGTTAAGGAGGTCAACAACGGCAAGCCCGTCCTCGGCCTCTTCATGGCGGGCTACGTGAGTGAAAAGGCCAAAGAGATCCTCGAAGCCAACGGAATTCCAAGCTACGAGAGGCCCGAGGATGTTGCCGCCGGCGCTTATGCACTCGTGGAGTTTGCGAAGGCAAGGGGAGTTTTGAAGGAGGAGTGA